From the genome of bacterium:
TCCAATAACTATTTATGGTGATTTTAACAGCACTAAATCAATAAATAAACCAATAAATTCAACTAGTTATGAATTTTACAGGCACAACTAAGTATGAAGGTTGATATATAATGTACCCGGCAGCTTGTCAGATTACCGTGTAATGCCACGTCTCTTCTCCCGACCATCCTGCAAGGATTTCCGGCAAAGGGTACCGGAGGGGGGCGATCCAAACACCCGGTTAGTCCCTCATTGACAGGTACTGGGATTTTTGGAATGTTTCTTGCGTACAATTACGATAGCCTGTACTGGGTTTTATACATGTAAATGACAAAAACAACCGTCTGGAGCTGTGTTTGATGAAAAGGGGCAAGAGCTTCGTCGTCAATGTTCCGCCGGAACTGGACACGACCGCCGTCGAAGCCCTCGTGCACAAACTGAACGTCCTGATCAGGGCCTCGATGATCTACAGCCTGAGGCTGGATTTCAACTCGGCTCTGAAGGTTATCGTCGAACTGGCCCGGGAACTGGTTGCCTTCGAGAAAGCCGTCTTTTATCTCCTGGATGAGGACGATAAAAGCTTCTATCCAGGCCTCATCCACGGTTTTGCAGACAAACTTCCCCCGGCCATGCACAAGGGCAACATCTTCCTCGAGTGGACTGTTGAAAACAGCCTCCCGGTGAGGGTCGAAGAACCCGATTCCCCCGAGATGGAAAGGCTCCTCAAAGAGATAGGCTGCCGATCACTCATCTCCATCCCCATTATGGTGGGGAGCGACCTCCAGGGTATCGTCCAGCTTTTTTCCTCCAAACCGTACAACTTCCCCGACGAGACGGTCCGTCTCCTGTGGATTCTGGTACTCCAATTGGAGGGAATTTTCCACAAATTGACCAAGCCTGTCCACCATACGGTGGAGGAGCGCGATCCCTTCACGGTCCTGCCCATGCGTGCCCGGTTCGAAATGGAGCTGGAAAAGGAGTTCGCCAGGTGCCGGCGCAATAACCGCGCCTTCAGTATTTTCTTCATCGAGATCGATAACGGCGGTGTCCGGGACCAGCTGTTGTCCCTTGGTATGGGACTTATCCTGAGGGAGGTAGCGGAGCACATCCTCCCGATGGTCCGCAAAATAGACACCTTCAGCCGTTTCTCCGACACCACCCTGGCCCTTCTCCTCCCGGAGACCGATCTTCATGAAGCCACGTTGCTGGCCAACCGCCTCCGTCACCGGCTTTCCTCCGTACCCATATCAACGAGGGGAGCGGAACCTGAACTGAAATTCACTGTCAGCGTGGGCGTTTCGGCCTTCCCTCAGTGCATGACTATCTCCGAACTGATAAGCGAAGCCCAGAACAATCTCAAAAATGCCCAGACCCATGGCGGGAACCGCGTGGTGAGCCCTTTCTCCGCGTCCCACCACCCTGACCTCAAACCGGTCTCCCTCGACCTCCAGGAACTCCTGGACTCTCTGGGAAGCTTCTTCGACATGGAAAACCTCCTGTCCAACCTTGTTGAGTTCTTCTCCCGCATGAGCGGCGCTGACAGGGTCTCCATCATGATCGCCGACGAGAGTGGCGAGAAGCTGGTTTTCAAGCACGGTGTCGGGTTCCAGGGTTTCGAGGCAGAGGTCCAGAAGAGCGTCCTGGCCATCGAGGACAGCATCTGTGGCCAGGCGTTAAGCAAACGCCAACCCCTGATGGTGGACAACGTCGATCTTTTCATGCCCAAAAGGGCAAGGAAGGGCCTCCGCTACAGCTCCCCGTCCTTCCTGTCGATCCCCCTCATTTTCGACAACGATGCTTTCGGGGTGGTCAACTTTTCCAACCGGCGCGACAGGGGCACCTTCACCCAGATGGACCTGCAAAACCTTCTGCCCCACGTAACGGCCATGTCCAAACTGCTGGCCGAGGGCAAGCGGTTCGTCGGGATTCAGAAAGAGTTCCTCCACGAAACGGCCGACATCCTGCTCAACATCGCCGAGAGCAAAAGCCCCTACCTCAGGGGGCATGCCGAACGGGTCTCCGAGGCCAGCTATCGGGTCTCCAGGAAACTAAAAATGAACGAAGCCGATGCCATGCGCATCGCCAAGGCCGCCCGATTCCACGACCTTGGACGCATC
Proteins encoded in this window:
- a CDS encoding GAF domain-containing protein → MKRGKSFVVNVPPELDTTAVEALVHKLNVLIRASMIYSLRLDFNSALKVIVELARELVAFEKAVFYLLDEDDKSFYPGLIHGFADKLPPAMHKGNIFLEWTVENSLPVRVEEPDSPEMERLLKEIGCRSLISIPIMVGSDLQGIVQLFSSKPYNFPDETVRLLWILVLQLEGIFHKLTKPVHHTVEERDPFTVLPMRARFEMELEKEFARCRRNNRAFSIFFIEIDNGGVRDQLLSLGMGLILREVAEHILPMVRKIDTFSRFSDTTLALLLPETDLHEATLLANRLRHRLSSVPISTRGAEPELKFTVSVGVSAFPQCMTISELISEAQNNLKNAQTHGGNRVVSPFSASHHPDLKPVSLDLQELLDSLGSFFDMENLLSNLVEFFSRMSGADRVSIMIADESGEKLVFKHGVGFQGFEAEVQKSVLAIEDSICGQALSKRQPLMVDNVDLFMPKRARKGLRYSSPSFLSIPLIFDNDAFGVVNFSNRRDRGTFTQMDLQNLLPHVTAMSKLLAEGKRFVGIQKEFLHETADILLNIAESKSPYLRGHAERVSEASYRVSRKLKMNEADAMRIAKAARFHDLGRIAIDESILGRKGSLNSGESSLVRQHPLWSARILENFPKLDLDIQAVKTHHERYDGHGYPDGLMGEEIPIGGRILAVADAFDAMTHERPFRSAMSVESALDTLMEKSGTQFDKRIVKAFKETIQ